ACCCTCGTGTGCAAAAGCTGGTACAGTCAGAATGATGACATCAGCTCCAGTGATCGCAATCTTAGGGTCTTTGGTGACAACATGCGGCTTTGACTTTATCTCAGTGGTTGTACCATCTTTTTCGGTCACCAGTACAGTGAGGCCACCCGCTTCCTCCATTGCCTTGGTCCAGCGCTCTGCTTCATCAGCAAACAGAGTGAGGACACGAACCTCCACTCCTTCCCGGGATGCGGAGAGACCGGACAAGGTATGGGCACCATTGCCGCCTCCACACACACAAACTTTGATGGTCATCTTCTGAGTGGGTTATGCGCCTGGACACCTGAAAAGAGACAGAAGTAGGGGGCTCAAAGTTAGTAGATTTAAAAGACAATTTTCTAAGTGACAGTTACCAGAAGCATAGCACATGTTTGAATTGTGAATTTGTCCCGTTTTTTAATCAACATAATCAAAAAATTGACCACCATTTGCGCCCTCCAGGAGTAGGAGTAGGTATTTTTTTAACCTTTTTAGCAAATCAATGTACGGTATGTTTTCAGTGATGAATTTTTGTGCAGTGGTACATTACAATTATAACACGAAGTACCCCACAGCTGGTATTTTCAAGGTTAAACAGAGAAAAATGCAATATCACAAAGGTGAAGGTGAATCTGCTTTGCCAAGGTTTGTAGCTATCGCTCTAAATGAAATCTAATAGGCCTACCAGCTGTTCagctctgacatgtctgagaatGTGAAACACAGGtatattttgacttttgttcTGTCTTAGTCTTGCCTGGTTCAAGGAAACCTGAATGGTTTGCTTCATTCACTTGGACTTATCCTGAATACTGGAGTACAGTCACAACGAGAccgaaatgagacagtcacaaccagtccctTTGGTACTGGAGAAGACATGTCACCATCTAAGACAGAGTGATTAAGGAGGGCAAATTAAAAACCCCAGGACATCCAATCCTGTCTGTCTGCTAGTAATGTGACATGCCCATTGAAGAAAGTGATTTAATTGGCCCGACATAATCCGGTAAAATTTAAGCACGCACAAGCTGTGTGACGTAACCAGTCCCGGACTTTGGGGTGGGGCCACCACACCGTGTGGACTAAGAAGATACACTGTTGCCTTCTTCTCGGCTGCACAAGAACTGACTGGATGCAAATGATGCAGACTAAGGGGTTCATCAATTAATTCACTCTTGGCACACATATTCCGCCCATATCCTCACCAGTTCAGTAATAAAACGGCAAAAAACAGATCACAAATTCCACCTTCGAGTCTCCTTGACTTGGACAAATCCCTAGCGGCAATTTGTCGAACCAAATTCCTTTGAGGAACCGAATTCTTTTGAGGAGGAAGTGACTTTTTGGCAAAATCAATACTTATCCCCTTTGCTGTGGGGTACTGGTGAGTGTAATCTGTGGTGCTCATATTAAGAAGGGTTAGTTTGATATGCTCCATCATATGGTGTTGTTGTAAACTGGTATCATTGTTTAGAGCTACTTAAAACTACTAAATTAGATGCAAATTTTCATCTTGGCGTCTATAGGCTGTCCCAAAAAAATATCCAAGATTTTACTTTGGGATCATATTGCTTGCATTGACCATGGTACGCTATAACGGAGGCAGTTAGGTAAACATCTTTACAAAAACACAGCTTGTAGTTAAATGTCTTTCTCAAGGACTCAAAACAGACGGGAAGCATTCATCTTTTTTTAGTTCTGTTCAATAGTTCATGCTAGTCATAATTTCTCATTACAGATTTCTGCTCCAAAGTAGCCAGGAGATGTCCCTcaaagtgtgtgtgtgtggaggCGGTAATGGTGCCCATACCTTGTCCGGCCTGTCCGCATCCCGGGAAGGAGTGGAGGTTCGTGTCCTCACTCTGTTCGCTGATGAAGCAGAGCGCTGGACCAAGGCAATGGAGGAAGTGGGTGGCCTCACTGTACTGGTGACCGAAAAAGATGGTACAACCACTGAGATAAAGTCAAAGCCGCATATTGTCACCAAAGACCCTAAGATTGCGGTCACTGGAGCTGATGTCATCATTCTGACTGTACCAGCTTTCGCTCATGAGGGGTACTTCAAGGCCATGGTACCCTACATACAGGACTCTGCTCTCCTGGTTGGCTTGCCTGGACAAGCTGGCTTCGAGTTTCAATGTAGGGACATTCTTGGCACCAAGGCTGCAGCTATTTCTATCCTGACATTTGAAACACTTCCTTGGGCTTGCAGGATCAAGGAGTTCGGTAAAGTAGTCGAAGTCCTTGGGACAAAGGCAGTAATTGCGGCAGCTTTGGTCAAAGGAACTGCAGAAACAAAGGATCCGCTATCCACTCTCCAAATGTTGCTTGGTGCAGAGCCAAAGTTGCGTCTCGCTAAACATTTCTTGGAGATGTTGATAATGAATCACTCGTTTATCCATCCATGTATCATGAACGGTGAATGGAAGAACTGGGATGGGAAACCTGTTGCTCAGCCTCCGTTGTTTTACCAAGGGATCTCCAAAGAGGTCGCTAATATGCTAATGAGTTGCAGCGACGAATGTGAGGCCGTAGCAAAAGCGATCATGGCCGCCTCGCCGAAGGATGACCTTAGCGACGTCAAGAGTATCTACCAGTGGTACTGTGAATATTACGGGGAGGACATTGTCGACAATCGTGATCAGTATCACTGTATGAGGACAAATAAATCCTACAAGGGACTTGTACACCCTACCAAGGCAGTTGAAGGTGGATTCGTCCCCGACTTCACCAACCGTTACCTTACCGAAGATGTCCCAATGGGTGTGGTCGTCTTCAAAGGCCTTGCTTTAGCTGCTGGGGTCCCAACTCCTAACCACGATAAACTCATCTACTGGGCCCAGGAAAAGATAGGTAAAGAGTATTTGGTCAATGGACAGCTGACTGGAAAGGATGTGGCATCTACGAGATGTCCTCAGAGATATGGCTTCAATACTTTGAGTGCTATTCTGACTGGGAAAAATTAGTTACAGCGTAGTGTTAAAAATGCATGTAGGGTAATATTAGCTCTGATCAAAACAGATACTGAGCTTGCTCTTTGTTTCTGCTTGGCAGTGGAACGGATAGAAAACAATTAAATCAAAATTTATTCTGTTAAACTTGGGTCGTTTTTCAATCTTCCATGCCACCCAAAGACAAATAAGAATATGTAGAAGTCTGCAGTTTGTTTCGCTTTCATCAATATTGTGTTTAATCgggttgccatggttacttTCCTTGATCAAATTGAGGCTCCGCTGTTGCCCTTGTCCAATATTTACATCTGTCACTAATGATTGATGACCCTGGTCTTGAGTGAAAAGGTaatgaaaaagattttttgacAACTTTCATCTTATTTGAGGAAACTAATATTTTTGTCAAATCGTGATGTAACCATGTCAGAGTATTTGAAGTTAAGTTATTTTTGCTGTTTATATCAATTGCAATGAAATTACAATGTCAAAGTTTGCAGTCCTTGTCATTTGAAGTTTGCTTCTTTTTGCTTTGATATCAATCACAGGGCTTGAAATCGTGACAACTCCTCAATATGAATTTGTACCATTTCGAATAACTTGTAATTGATTTCTTCCCTCAAAGTTATAACTTTGTTGATTGGACGAAATGTGCTTTGCAAGTCTAGATTTGCATTACATTTAGGGAGGTTATATGCAAAAGATGATTATCGCAAAATTCTAGTTCTCTTCCTTTAAAAAAAGCTAAATGTGAATGTTTTCTTCAGCATTTTGTTGTTTCTGTTGTTATCTGTTATGTAAGTGGACATGAAGGTCTCGTTTGTTGTAACATTCTGGTTATTTAAATATCAGGTCGTTTAGCCGTTCTGAGTTCAGAGCAGATGATACCAATGAAACTGCTCAGGGTTTAAAATACTGTTTGCTGATGCAGccatattttcaatttctttctgtGCCATAATCTGTAACCtgttcatgttttgtttttgagaGTTTTCTTTTTACCATTAGTTAGGATAACAAAAGATATATAAAGCTGTGTTTCAGTTCCCTAAAAAGAACTTTAGCACCAATGAACTTGCCAAAGATTTGCTAAAGTAAAGATTTTCATCTGATAAGGGGTCAGAGTTAGCGTGGTATGGACCATCCTCAGCAGTTGATTATTGGTTTTGTTCCGTTGCCATAGTTACTAGATCAAAGAATCCAAATGTCACCCATCTAATGATTGATGACCCAATTTCATGAATGACAATggaatatttcaaatatttgaattattcaacaaagtcatcattttGTCAAATAAATGTTAGAAACCATGTCAGAGACGCTATGCTATGTCATGTTTTGAttgcatattttgaaatgtaaaaattgaaatgtcatggAGTATCTGCGTCTATATTTGAACTTTCTCCTGACGTTGATTTCCTTTTAAGTTTGACTTCTGGTGCTGAAAAGGTTGACGTGGTGTTAAATCTCGATTTATCATTTTGTGGAATGACTGAGCGCTCTTGTCAGGTTGTGTGAATGTTTTTTTACACCCTGTATATGTAGGTATACTATATGCCTTATAGCTAGGTATGTTTTTAAACTGATTATTTATACTCTTGTTTGTAGTGCGAgtagaagaaatatttttttataataGATTAAAGATTGCTTTGATGATGAGTATATCTATCTTGTTCCTTTTCCTTATTTCATTATTCCAGGAGAGCAAAGTCCAACATTAATCTTGCTGAATTGAAGAGGAATGATTTTGGGCATTGCCTCATGCCCGCCCCCTTTGCAGTAATCTTCCATCTTAATCAGAATGCCTATGCCAAGTAACTCGTCAAGTTACTTGTTGGTCCTTAATCTTTGAAGTTACCCCAGAGAATTCAGTTCAGCTATTGTATCATAGATGGCTTCACTGTTGACCCTGAGCTGTATCATTCAGACTATTCAAAAATTTCTACGCTATCACCTTTATTCATAAAAAAGTAGACGAAGTCTCAGATTACGATTTGTCTCTACTTGCCCCTGATTGACGAGTGAaggtgattgtgacattgtccttggtGTCCTCATGGTGGGTGGGATGCAGTTCTTTGGCAGGAACAGGACAAAGAGGTCACAATCTAAGCCGTCCTGAGACATCCCTTTGGAAAGGAAGATTGTAAAAGTCTGTCCATTCTGTCAGAAatatgttgtgacgatgtcttaaGGCCCTCGAGGCTCCACAGATCTCGTCCAGAGACATCCAGTTGGCAAGGAAGGTTGTAACAGTCTGTCCATGATCCAACGGTCAGAAatatgttgtgacgatgtcttcacgCACTCGAGGCTCCACAGATCCCGTCCTGAGACATCCCTTTGGCAAGGAAGATTGTAACAGTCTGTCCATGATCCAACGGTCAGAAatatgttgtgacgatgtcttcacgCACTCGAGGCTCCACAGATCCCGTCCTGAGACATCCCTTTGGCAAGGAAGATTGTAACAGTCTGTCTATTCGGTCAGAAatatgttgtgacgatgtcttcaggccCTCGAAGCTCTACAGATCCCGTCCTGAGACATCCCTTTGGCAAGGAAGATTGTAACAGTCTGTCTATTCGCTCAGAAatatgttgtgacgatgtcttcacaCCTTCGAGGCTCAACAGATCCCGTCCTGAGACATCCCTTTGGCAAGGAAGATTGTAACAGTCTGTCCATGATCCAACGGTCAGAAatatgttgtgacgatgtcttcacgCACTCGAGGCTCCACAGATCCCGTCCTGAGACATCCCTTTGGCAAGGAAGATTGTAACAGTCTGTCTATTCGGTCAGAAatatgttgtgacgatgtcttcaggccCTCGAGGCTCTACAGATCCCGTCCTGAGACATCCCTTTGGCAAGGAAGATTGTAACAGTCTATCCTTTCGGTCAGAAATATGTTGTGGCGATGTCTTCACGCACTCGAGGCTCTacagatccttttctgagacatccctTCCTGCCAAGAAGGTTGTAAGTCTGTTCATTCGGTCAGAAATATGTTGCGACGATGTCTTCAGGCACTCGGGGCTCTGCAGATCCCGTCCTGAGACATTCTCTTGGCTAGGAAGATTCCAACAGTCTGTTCAGTCGGTCACAAatatgttgtgacgatgtcttcagggCCTCGGGGCTCTGCAGATCCCGTCAGGAGACATTCTCTTGGCAAGGAAGATTATAACAGTCCGTTCAGTCGGTCAGaagttgtgacttcctcatctctctcatcatgttgtcaacacggtggagcagccaggtctgattcggcctggctgtgactgcctcatctctctcaccatgttgacaacttggcagagcagccaagactgatttggcctggctgtgactgtctcatctctctcaccatattaacaactaggcagtgcggcgaagactgatgccgcctggctgtgactgtctcatctctctcaccatatagacaacttggcagagcagcccagactgatttggcctggctgtgactgtctctcatctctttcaccatgtagacaacttggcagagcagccgagactgatttggcctggctgtgattgtctcatctctctcgccatattaacaactaggcagtgcggcgaagattgatgcggcctggctgtgactgtctcatcactctcatcatgttgtcaacacggtggagcagcaggactgattcggcctggtagtatgttgtgacgatgtcttcaggccCTCGGAGCTCTGCAGATCCTGTCATGAGATATTCACTTGGCTAGGAAGATTGCAACAGTCTGTCCATTTGGTCAGAGatatgttgtgacgatgtcttcaggcTCTGGATGCTCTCGAAACTCTAAAAGCTCCTTTTCTGAAACATCCCTTTGGCATGGAAGATTGTAACATTCTTTTCAACGGTCAGAAAcatgttgtgacgatgtcttcacaCCCTCGAGGCTCCACAGATCTCGTCCGGAGACATCCAGTTAGTTGGCAAGGAAGATTGTAACAGTCTGTTCATTCGGTCAGAAatatgttgtgacgatgtctgcAGGCCCTCGAGGCTCTACAtgtccttttctgagacatccatTTGGCAAGGAAGATTGTAACGGTCGTTCATTCAGtcaaaaatatgttgtgacaatgtcttaagGCCCTCGGGCTCTACAGATCCCGTCCTGAGACATCCTCTTGTCAAGGAAGATTACAACAGTCTGTCCATTTGGGTAGAGATGTGTTGTGACGATGTCGTCAGGCCCTGGAGGCTCTCGAAGCTCTAAAAgctccttttctgagacatccctTTGGCAAGGAAGATTGTAACAGTCTGTCCAACGGTCAGAAACATGTTTGGACGATGTCTTCAGGCCCTCGAGGATCCACAGATCCCGTCCTGAGACAACCAGTTGGCAAAGAAGTTTGTAACAGTCTGTCCAACGGTCAGAAATATGTTCTGATGATGTCTTCAGGCCGGAGGCTCCACAGATCCCGTCCTGAGACATCCAGTTGGCAAAGAAGATTGTAACAGTCTGTCCAACGGTCAGAAatatgttgtgacgatgtcttcaggccGGAGGCTCCACAGATCCCGTCCTGAGACATCCAGTTGGCAAAGAAGATTGTAACAGTCTGTCCAACGGTCAGAAatatgttgtgacgatgtcttcaggccGAAGGCTCCACAGATCTCGTCCTGAGACATCCAGTCGGCAAAGAAGATTATACCAGTCTGTCCAACGGTCAGAAatatgttgtgacgatgtcttcacgCCCTCGAGGCTCTACAGATCTCGTCCTGAGACAACCATTTGGCAAAGAAGATTGTAACAGTCTGTCCATCGGTCAGAAatatgttgtgacgatgtcttcaggccGGAGGCTCCACAGATCTCGTCCTGAGACATCCAGTTGGCAAGGAAGATTGTAACAGTCTGTTCATTCGGTCATAAATAGGTTGGGACGATGTGTTCACGCCATCGAGGCTCCACAGATCCCTTCCTATGACATCCAGTTTGCAATGAAGATTGTAACATTCTGTCCTTTCGGTCAGAAATATGTTGTGATGATGTCTTCAGGCTCTCTGGGCTCAACAAATCCCGTCCTGAGACATCCAGTTGGCAAGGAAGATTGTAACAGTCTGTCCATTCGGTCAGAGatatgttgtgacgatgtcttcagaCACCCAAGGCTCCACAGATCCCGTCCTGAGACATCCTCTTGGTAATGAAGATTGCAGCAGTCTGTTTAGTCGGTCAGAGATATGTTGTGGCCATGAATTCAGGCTCTCGAGGGGCTACAAGTCCTAGTCTGAGACAGCCTGTATGGCAAGGACGATTTAATGGTCTGTCTATTTCGGCAGTCAGAAGGTCCATAGCAGGCGCTGCAGATCCCGtcttgagacatcctgtatggcATTACTATTGTCAATAATAGTATtatttctcagaaaaggatctgtGGAGCCTCGAGGACGttaagacatcgtcacaacatatATCTGACCGAATGGACAGACATACAATTTTCTTTGCCAACTGGATGTCTCAGGACGGGATCTGTGGAGCCTCGAGGGCGTGATgacatcgtcacaacatatttttgaCCGAATGGAAAGACTGTTATAATCTTCTTTGCCAATTGGATGTCTCAGGACGGAACTGTTGAGCCTAGAGGGCCTGAAGATCGTCACAACATACTTCTGACCGAAAGGACAGACTGTTACAGTCTTCAGGCTCTTGATGCCCCACATATCCCGtcttgagacatcctgtatggcAATAAGAAAGATTGCAACAGTCTGTCCATTTGGTCAGAGGgatgttgtgacgatgtctcacGCCCTCGAGGCTCTACGTGATCTGTTTCTGTGTGGAACGAGGATTGGGGACAAAACGGCTGAGCTGCAATAGATCAATTTCTAAGACATTCTGTATGGCAACGACAATTGAAACAGTCTGTCCATTTCGTCAGTCGGATATAAgctgtgacgatgtcttcaagCTATCGAGGCTCTACTGcgagatccttttctgagacatcctgtatggcAACAGTTGGTCCTTTTCGTCAgtcagagataggttgtgacgaagTCCATAGCTGGCATtcagataggttgtgacgatgtcttcaggcTCTCAAGGCTCTACTGCGAGATCCTTTTCTCAGACATCCTGTATGGCAACAGTTTGTCCTTTTCGTCAgtcagagataggttgtgacgaagTCTATAGCTGGCATTCAGATAGGTTGTCACGATGTCTTCAGGCTCTCGAGAATCTACTGtgagatcc
Above is a window of Lineus longissimus chromosome 3, tnLinLong1.2, whole genome shotgun sequence DNA encoding:
- the LOC135484371 gene encoding octopine dehydrogenase-like; protein product: MSLKVCVCGGGNGAHTLSGLSASREGVEVRVLTLFADEAERWTKAMEEVGGLTVLVTEKDGTTTEIKSKPHIVTKDPKIAVTGADVIILTVPAFAHEGYFKAMVPYIQDSALLVGLPGQAGFEFQCRDILGTKAAAISILTFETLPWACRIKEFGKVVEVLGTKAVIAAALVKGTAETKDPLSTLQMLLGAEPKLRLAKHFLEMLIMNHSFIHPCIMNGEWKNWDGKPVAQPPLFYQGISKEVANMLMSCSDECEAVAKAIMAASPKDDLSDVKSIYQWYCEYYGEDIVDNRDQYHCMRTNKSYKGLVHPTKAVEGGFVPDFTNRYLTEDVPMGVVVFKGLALAAGVPTPNHDKLIYWAQEKIGKEYLVNGQLTGKDVASTRCPQRYGFNTLSAILTGKN